One Streptococcus sp. zg-86 DNA window includes the following coding sequences:
- the rpoD gene encoding RNA polymerase sigma factor RpoD — protein sequence MTGKKEKKQEVTTFDVQVADFIRNHKKEGTATDDAINDQLVIPFTLDADGIDDLLQRIQDAGIAIVDKNGNPSARALQVEEEPELTDEELLGSNSAKVNDPVRMYLKEIGVVPLLTNEEEQELALAVEAGDPEAKQRLAEANLRLVVSIAKRYVGRGMQFLDLIQEGNMGLMKAVDKFDYSKGFKFSTYATWWIRQAITRAIADQARTIRIPVHMVETINKLVREQRNLLQELGQDPTPEQIAERMDMTPDKVREILKIAQEPVSLETPIGEEDDSHLGDFIEDEVIENPVDYTTRVVLREQLDEVLDTLTDREENVLRLRFGLDDGKMRTLEDVGKVFNVTRERIRQIEAKALRKLRHPSRSKPLRDFIED from the coding sequence ATGACTGGTAAAAAAGAGAAAAAACAAGAAGTAACCACTTTTGATGTTCAAGTTGCGGATTTTATCCGTAACCATAAAAAAGAGGGAACCGCAACAGATGATGCAATCAACGATCAGTTAGTCATCCCTTTCACCTTGGATGCAGATGGGATTGATGACCTATTGCAACGCATCCAAGATGCCGGAATTGCGATTGTTGATAAAAATGGAAATCCGAGTGCGCGTGCTCTCCAAGTTGAAGAAGAACCCGAATTGACAGATGAAGAGTTACTGGGTAGCAATTCTGCTAAAGTAAATGATCCTGTGCGCATGTATTTGAAAGAGATTGGGGTTGTTCCACTCTTAACCAATGAAGAAGAACAGGAATTAGCTCTAGCCGTAGAAGCTGGTGACCCAGAAGCCAAACAACGCCTTGCAGAAGCCAATCTTCGTTTGGTTGTTTCGATTGCTAAGCGCTATGTTGGTCGTGGTATGCAATTCTTGGACTTGATTCAGGAAGGAAATATGGGCTTGATGAAAGCTGTTGATAAGTTTGATTACTCAAAAGGATTCAAATTTTCAACTTATGCAACATGGTGGATTCGTCAAGCCATTACGCGTGCTATTGCTGATCAGGCTCGTACTATTCGTATTCCTGTTCACATGGTTGAAACCATTAATAAATTAGTCCGTGAACAGCGCAATTTATTGCAAGAATTGGGTCAAGATCCAACACCAGAGCAGATTGCTGAACGGATGGATATGACTCCTGATAAGGTTCGTGAAATCTTGAAGATTGCCCAAGAACCTGTTTCTCTTGAAACACCGATTGGGGAGGAAGATGATAGTCATCTTGGTGATTTTATCGAAGACGAAGTGATTGAGAATCCAGTTGATTATACAACCCGTGTTGTCCTCCGTGAACAATTGGATGAAGTCTTAGATACCCTAACAGACCGTGAAGAAAACGTTCTGCGTCTGCGTTTTGGACTTGATGATGGGAAGATGCGTACGCTAGAAGATGTCGGTAAAGTCTTCAATGTTACCCGTGAGCGCATCCGCCAAATCGAAGCCAAAGCCCTCCGTAAACTCCGCCATCCAAGCAGAAGCAAACCATTACGCGACTTTATTGAGGATTAA
- the dnaG gene encoding DNA primase has translation MISKEKINEIKQAVNIVDVIGETISLTKAGRNFLGLCPFHGEKTPSFNVVEDKQFFHCFGCGKSGDVFKFIEEYRGISFSDSVQVVAEKAGIELEQQAVVQRERQVHPHQVLFDIHAEAEKFYHALLMTTKMGAEARQYLHQRGLTDEVIKHFQLGLAPQEQNYLYRHLSGKFSEQDLLASGLFNPADNNLIYDAFQGRIMFPLTDEHGRVLAFSGRIWQQKDSENKQIAKYKNSRSTAIFNKSYELYHLDKAKASIKKSREVYLMEGFMDVIAAHRAGIDNAVASMGTALTREHVHHLAKFCKKVILTYDGDAAGQAATAKALEELQAFQVEIISLPENLDPDEFLARNSEELLHQVLTNSRISDVEFLIQYLKPENPDNLQMQIDFVDQIAPIIAKNKSITAQNSYIYKVADVLPDFDYGQVEAAVNHLRVNERQARSQMISSSQPPLTTFGAELPRQARLSRLVRAENHLFYRMVTHLYILNDYRLREDFAFFTPELQVLFELLKEHGEVTAYDLAQQTEQVQRAWYQVLEEKLPEEVGENELEELERRRHQEQLKRENQQKSRVIREQVHVGNTEAALDELAQLIAQKRKME, from the coding sequence ATGATTTCAAAAGAGAAGATTAATGAAATTAAACAGGCAGTCAATATTGTTGATGTCATTGGTGAAACCATCTCCTTAACCAAAGCAGGGCGCAATTTCTTGGGGCTGTGTCCCTTTCACGGCGAGAAAACACCGTCCTTTAATGTGGTAGAAGACAAGCAATTTTTCCATTGCTTTGGCTGTGGCAAATCAGGGGATGTCTTTAAATTTATCGAAGAATATCGCGGTATTTCCTTTAGTGATAGTGTGCAAGTAGTAGCTGAGAAGGCTGGGATTGAGCTAGAACAGCAAGCGGTTGTCCAGAGGGAAAGACAGGTACATCCTCATCAAGTTCTCTTTGATATTCACGCGGAGGCAGAAAAATTTTATCATGCTCTCTTGATGACGACCAAAATGGGTGCGGAAGCTAGACAGTATTTACATCAAAGAGGTTTGACGGATGAGGTTATCAAGCACTTTCAGCTTGGGCTTGCACCGCAGGAGCAAAATTATCTGTACAGGCATTTGTCTGGTAAGTTTTCTGAACAGGATTTGCTCGCTTCAGGTTTGTTTAATCCTGCTGATAATAACCTAATCTATGACGCCTTTCAGGGAAGAATTATGTTTCCCTTAACGGATGAGCACGGACGGGTGCTTGCTTTTTCAGGTCGGATTTGGCAGCAAAAAGATAGTGAAAATAAACAAATCGCCAAATATAAAAATAGTAGAAGCACTGCCATTTTTAACAAGAGTTATGAGCTGTATCATTTAGATAAGGCCAAGGCAAGTATCAAGAAAAGCCGCGAAGTTTACTTAATGGAAGGCTTCATGGATGTTATCGCAGCTCATCGTGCAGGAATTGACAATGCGGTTGCCTCAATGGGAACAGCCTTGACCAGAGAACATGTTCACCATTTAGCGAAATTCTGTAAAAAGGTGATTTTAACCTATGACGGAGATGCAGCAGGACAGGCAGCAACTGCCAAGGCCCTAGAGGAGTTGCAAGCATTTCAAGTAGAAATTATCAGTCTGCCTGAGAATTTGGATCCTGATGAGTTTCTTGCGAGGAATTCCGAGGAGCTCTTACATCAGGTTTTGACCAACAGTCGGATTAGCGATGTTGAATTTCTAATTCAGTATCTCAAGCCTGAAAATCCCGATAATTTACAAATGCAGATTGATTTTGTAGATCAAATTGCCCCCATTATTGCGAAGAATAAGTCAATTACGGCACAAAATTCGTATATATATAAGGTGGCGGATGTTTTACCTGATTTCGACTATGGCCAGGTAGAAGCTGCGGTCAATCATCTGCGTGTAAATGAGCGACAGGCCAGAAGTCAGATGATTTCATCTAGTCAGCCTCCGTTGACAACATTTGGAGCAGAATTACCACGGCAAGCTCGTTTATCCCGGTTGGTAAGGGCGGAGAATCATTTATTCTATCGTATGGTGACCCATCTTTATATTCTAAATGATTACCGTTTAAGAGAAGATTTTGCCTTTTTTACACCAGAATTGCAGGTCTTATTTGAATTGTTAAAAGAGCATGGGGAGGTGACTGCTTATGATTTGGCACAACAAACAGAACAGGTCCAGCGTGCCTGGTATCAGGTATTGGAGGAAAAATTGCCAGAGGAAGTAGGCGAAAATGAGCTGGAGGAGCTAGAAAGGCGGCGGCACCAAGAACAGCTGAAACGAGAAAATCAGCAGAAATCGCGTGTTATTCGGGAACAGGTTCATGTTGGGAATACCGAAGCAGCACTTGATGAATTGGCACAACTTATTGCACAGAAAAGAAAAATGGAGTAA
- the mscL gene encoding large conductance mechanosensitive channel protein MscL has product MLKDLKAFLLRGNVVDLAVGVIIAGAFGAIISSLVEDVITPLFLNPALKAAGAEKIAQLSWNGVAYGNFLSAVINFVIVGTVLFFIVKGMEKAQSLTKKQEAIDEAAAAEVAGPSQEELLAEIRDLLKNK; this is encoded by the coding sequence ATGTTAAAAGATTTAAAAGCGTTTTTACTACGCGGTAATGTTGTTGACTTAGCAGTCGGTGTAATCATCGCTGGAGCATTTGGGGCAATCATTAGCTCACTTGTTGAAGATGTTATTACTCCACTTTTCTTGAACCCAGCTTTGAAAGCTGCTGGTGCAGAAAAAATTGCTCAACTTAGCTGGAATGGTGTTGCTTACGGTAACTTCTTGAGTGCTGTCATCAACTTTGTCATCGTCGGAACTGTTCTCTTCTTCATCGTAAAAGGTATGGAGAAAGCTCAAAGCCTTACTAAAAAACAAGAAGCTATTGACGAAGCTGCAGCTGCTGAAGTTGCTGGACCAAGCCAAGAAGAATTGTTGGCTGAAATCCGCGATTTGTTGAAAAATAAATAA
- a CDS encoding energy-coupling factor ABC transporter ATP-binding protein has protein sequence MNQLTIKDLHFAYKPDTPILTGINLTIKTGSTAIIGQNGAGKTTFVKLLKGLLTPTSGTISLNQQDLSQQSVAQIAKSIGLIFQNPDDQIFKHTVLDEIMFGPLQMGLSRSEAEAAAKKAMAKLGLDGQEKVNPYDLGLSDRKMVSIAAIIAMDTQVVIFDEPTIAQDTAGKQKIQAVMKELEKEGKVVISILHDMDFVAETFDRAIVFAKGQVLLDGSVKEVFSQKETLEQAYLSQPTTTQLCQALGYDELFLSPAEFVVYKRSLDHK, from the coding sequence ATGAATCAACTGACTATTAAAGACTTACACTTTGCGTATAAACCAGATACTCCGATTCTCACAGGGATTAACTTGACCATCAAAACAGGCTCGACAGCCATTATCGGTCAAAATGGAGCAGGGAAAACTACCTTTGTGAAATTATTGAAAGGCTTGCTAACACCGACAAGCGGAACGATTTCTCTGAATCAACAAGATTTGAGCCAGCAAAGTGTGGCACAAATTGCAAAATCTATTGGCTTGATTTTCCAAAATCCTGACGATCAAATTTTTAAACATACTGTGCTAGATGAGATTATGTTTGGTCCTCTGCAAATGGGACTGTCAAGATCAGAGGCTGAGGCTGCTGCTAAGAAGGCTATGGCCAAGTTAGGATTGGATGGGCAGGAGAAGGTCAATCCTTATGATTTAGGCTTATCAGACCGAAAAATGGTTTCGATTGCAGCCATCATTGCCATGGATACACAGGTTGTGATTTTCGATGAGCCAACGATTGCGCAAGATACAGCAGGAAAACAAAAAATTCAAGCAGTGATGAAGGAATTAGAGAAAGAAGGCAAAGTCGTCATCTCTATTTTACACGATATGGACTTTGTCGCAGAAACCTTTGACCGCGCCATCGTCTTTGCTAAAGGACAAGTCTTGCTAGACGGATCTGTCAAAGAAGTCTTTTCTCAAAAGGAAACCTTAGAGCAGGCTTACCTATCGCAACCAACCACGACTCAGCTTTGTCAAGCCTTGGGTTATGATGAGTTGTTTTTATCACCTGCGGAATTTGTGGTCTATAAACGTTCGTTAGATCATAAATAA
- a CDS encoding energy-coupling factor ABC transporter ATP-binding protein, with protein MATIRIENLKYRYPHTETLALDGISCEIQPGEFIGVIGRNGSGKSTFCQALTGLVPNFYRGAYGGKVWIDQTEVKTVEVDDLCQKVGSVFQNPFNQVTGSKSTVYEEIAFGLENFGVPRGEMQERIEESLELLGISEYRNRAPFDLSGGQMQRMAIASIIAMRPEVIILDEPTSQLDPQGSEAVFQAIQTLSKQGITVIMVEHKIEKIAAYSDRVLLLDAGKLVAFDTPQEIFSRPDLEEHGVVPPTFTQICKDLNLTLPDSHLYPVTLEEAQYLLAKSEE; from the coding sequence ATGGCTACGATTCGTATTGAAAATCTAAAATATCGCTATCCTCATACGGAAACCTTGGCCTTAGATGGTATCTCCTGTGAGATTCAACCAGGAGAGTTTATCGGAGTTATTGGGCGAAATGGTTCAGGAAAGAGTACGTTTTGTCAGGCCTTGACAGGCTTGGTGCCTAATTTTTATCGAGGCGCCTATGGCGGGAAGGTATGGATTGACCAGACGGAAGTTAAGACGGTAGAAGTTGATGATTTATGCCAGAAAGTGGGAAGCGTCTTTCAGAATCCTTTCAACCAAGTGACGGGCTCAAAATCAACAGTCTATGAAGAAATTGCCTTTGGACTAGAAAATTTTGGTGTTCCTCGTGGTGAAATGCAGGAACGGATCGAAGAAAGTTTGGAATTGTTGGGAATTTCAGAATACCGCAATCGAGCTCCCTTTGATTTGTCAGGTGGGCAGATGCAACGGATGGCCATTGCAAGTATTATCGCTATGCGACCAGAGGTGATTATCCTAGATGAGCCGACTTCACAGCTAGATCCTCAAGGAAGTGAAGCAGTGTTTCAGGCTATTCAAACCTTGAGTAAACAAGGTATTACCGTGATTATGGTCGAACATAAAATTGAAAAAATCGCGGCCTATAGCGACCGAGTTCTGTTATTAGATGCAGGAAAATTAGTTGCTTTTGATACACCGCAAGAGATATTTTCACGTCCTGATTTAGAAGAACACGGCGTTGTGCCACCGACATTTACGCAGATTTGCAAGGACTTGAATCTTACCTTGCCAGATAGCCATCTTTATCCAGTGACTCTTGAAGAAGCTCAGTATTTATTAGCGAAGAGCGAGGAATAA
- a CDS encoding energy-coupling factor transporter transmembrane component T family protein, whose protein sequence is MKTMSLYEEKHSFLNRLSSLTKIVYVLAAIVIPILANEWWCFGITIVLSALLLAHSKVISRTFPIVSLSSFVILTVAIIQGLFRQGNETPVLTLGPVTFYQEGLLFALGIALNIYNIILAFCVLILTTKSSDMIEDLVRKGFSPRMGYVFISLFQLIPQMTSRMATITDAQRSRGMETEGSLLVRIKAFLPLVSPVIMSSFIETKERAIALEVRGFNSKAKKTFITPPVRSVYDRPIQLMCVAGLIAALIWRLV, encoded by the coding sequence ATGAAAACTATGAGTTTATACGAAGAAAAACATTCGTTTCTGAATCGCTTGTCGTCTCTCACAAAGATTGTCTATGTACTAGCAGCTATTGTCATTCCAATCCTTGCTAATGAATGGTGGTGTTTTGGAATCACCATTGTCTTAAGCGCTCTTTTACTAGCTCACTCCAAGGTGATTTCTAGAACATTTCCAATTGTGAGTCTATCGTCCTTTGTTATTTTGACGGTTGCAATTATTCAGGGACTGTTTCGACAAGGTAACGAAACGCCTGTTCTTACGCTAGGACCAGTGACTTTTTATCAAGAAGGGCTTTTATTTGCTCTAGGGATTGCTTTGAATATCTATAATATTATTCTTGCATTTTGTGTATTGATTCTCACAACAAAATCATCAGATATGATTGAAGACCTTGTACGCAAAGGCTTTTCACCACGCATGGGCTATGTCTTTATCTCCCTCTTCCAACTCATCCCTCAGATGACTAGTCGCATGGCGACGATTACAGATGCGCAAAGAAGCCGTGGAATGGAGACCGAGGGCTCGCTATTAGTTCGGATTAAGGCATTCTTGCCTTTAGTATCACCTGTCATAATGAGTTCATTTATTGAAACCAAGGAGCGGGCGATTGCCTTAGAAGTACGCGGGTTTAATTCAAAAGCTAAGAAAACATTTATTACCCCGCCAGTTCGTTCAGTATATGATCGTCCGATTCAACTGATGTGTGTAGCAGGGTTGATTGCAGCATTGATTTGGAGGTTAGTATAA
- a CDS encoding ECF transporter S component translates to MNWKQNNPWSLKFNTAALVLIPAGVGINYIGKLFAGVLKLPLWLDSIGTCLSACLAGPVVGAIVGIMNNVIYGLTVDPIATVYALTNAALGITVGCMAYYGSMKKLSGALLTGIVAGLAAVLVSTPLNMIFWGGTTGNLWGDLVYAGMLSQNYPVWLASFMDEVVVDIPDKIVVLILVLSLYKSLPKSLLSLYQTNSVIESLD, encoded by the coding sequence ATGAATTGGAAACAGAATAATCCGTGGTCGCTAAAGTTTAATACTGCCGCACTCGTGTTGATTCCAGCTGGGGTAGGGATTAACTATATTGGTAAACTCTTTGCAGGGGTACTGAAACTACCGCTTTGGCTCGATTCAATTGGGACCTGTCTATCAGCTTGTTTGGCTGGACCAGTAGTAGGAGCTATTGTAGGAATCATGAATAATGTCATCTATGGCTTGACGGTTGATCCGATTGCTACTGTATATGCTCTCACCAATGCTGCACTAGGAATTACGGTTGGTTGTATGGCCTACTATGGTAGTATGAAAAAATTAAGCGGGGCTCTTCTAACGGGGATTGTCGCAGGTCTTGCTGCGGTCCTTGTTTCCACGCCTTTGAACATGATTTTCTGGGGTGGAACAACAGGAAATCTTTGGGGAGATTTAGTTTATGCTGGTATGCTATCTCAAAACTATCCTGTTTGGCTCGCTTCTTTTATGGATGAAGTCGTGGTAGACATTCCTGATAAAATAGTCGTCCTCATTCTTGTATTGAGTCTTTATAAGAGCTTGCCAAAGAGTCTTTTATCACTCTACCAGACCAACAGTGTGATTGAGAGTTTAGATTAG
- a CDS encoding nucleoside phosphorylase produces MQPHIRCGKEHAARYAILPGDPMRVDRVAEFLDNAVSIAFNREHKSVRGTYKGIPVLVVSTGMGGPSTGIAVEELHNIGVTHMIRIGSCGALQEPIELGDLLILNGAVRDEGTSKAYIDTAFPAIPDTKVLVALIRAAETQGIRHHIGIGRSHDSFYTDREEAIDAYWSKQGVLGADMESAALFTIGALRGVKTGSILNTVALFEGDLGQDINGYVNGDELAASGEKNEILTALKAIVLLENERKES; encoded by the coding sequence ATGCAACCTCATATTCGTTGTGGAAAAGAGCATGCAGCACGATATGCGATTTTACCAGGAGATCCGATGCGGGTTGACCGAGTCGCGGAGTTTTTAGACAATGCAGTTTCAATCGCCTTTAATCGGGAGCATAAAAGTGTTCGCGGGACTTATAAGGGAATTCCTGTTCTTGTTGTTTCTACAGGTATGGGAGGCCCCTCGACGGGAATTGCGGTGGAGGAGTTGCACAATATAGGAGTGACTCACATGATTCGGATTGGCTCTTGTGGAGCTTTACAAGAGCCGATTGAACTAGGTGATCTGCTGATTTTAAATGGAGCTGTTCGAGATGAAGGGACTTCAAAAGCTTACATTGACACAGCTTTCCCAGCAATTCCAGATACCAAGGTTTTAGTTGCTTTGATACGAGCTGCTGAGACACAAGGGATTAGGCATCATATTGGTATTGGTCGCAGTCATGATAGCTTTTATACCGACCGGGAAGAAGCAATTGATGCGTATTGGTCTAAACAAGGTGTGCTGGGAGCAGATATGGAAAGTGCAGCCCTCTTTACAATCGGTGCACTCAGAGGAGTCAAAACAGGTTCTATTTTAAATACCGTAGCCTTGTTTGAGGGAGATCTGGGTCAGGACATCAATGGCTATGTCAATGGGGATGAGTTGGCAGCAAGTGGAGAAAAAAATGAAATCCTGACCGCTCTTAAAGCAATTGTTCTTTTAGAAAATGAAAGGAAGGAGTCTTGA
- a CDS encoding Crp/Fnr family transcriptional regulator codes for MTSDLQTIATILETEPVIFQLLKQCPYEILRMIRVRCYRDGEFELAEGRVHHHFYIIVRGEVDIYSESEYGKKYFLTTYHTGNFIGEMEIFQQLPYISHVQGRGQVTVLELERSLLLRWMSLDQNFNRLFIQKICESSYQMCERMKRNNLYNLKQRICYYLLEQFDLRNQRDIIWNSEEMSQKMAVTQRSVNRVLKELREQGIIYLSQGKIHLINRSKLETLLR; via the coding sequence ATGACGTCTGATTTGCAAACCATTGCGACAATTTTAGAAACGGAACCTGTTATTTTCCAATTGCTAAAACAATGTCCTTATGAAATTTTACGGATGATTCGGGTTCGCTGTTATAGGGATGGAGAATTCGAACTAGCTGAGGGACGAGTTCATCACCATTTTTATATCATCGTACGAGGAGAAGTGGATATTTACTCGGAGTCAGAGTATGGCAAGAAATACTTTTTGACGACCTACCATACGGGAAACTTTATTGGAGAAATGGAAATTTTCCAGCAACTACCTTATATTAGCCATGTTCAAGGGAGAGGACAAGTGACGGTCTTGGAGCTGGAACGCTCTCTTTTACTTCGTTGGATGTCGTTAGATCAAAATTTTAATCGTCTCTTTATCCAGAAGATTTGCGAAAGCTCTTATCAGATGTGTGAGCGGATGAAGCGCAATAATCTGTACAATCTAAAGCAGCGAATTTGCTATTATTTGTTGGAACAGTTTGACTTGCGCAACCAGCGAGATATTATTTGGAATTCAGAAGAGATGAGTCAGAAAATGGCTGTTACTCAACGGAGTGTTAATCGCGTCTTGAAAGAATTGCGAGAACAAGGCATCATCTATCTTTCACAAGGAAAGATTCATCTTATCAATCGCTCAAAATTAGAAACTTTATTACGTTAG
- the galE gene encoding UDP-glucose 4-epimerase GalE: protein MSILVTGGAGYIGSHTVVELLKLGKEVVIVDNLSNSSLLVLDRIKEITGKTPTFYELDVADKDGLRAIFKKEQIDAAIHFAGYKAVGESVEKPVMYYENNIMTTLALVEVMAEFSVKKVVFSSSATVYGLNNPSPLVETMPTSATNPYGYTKVMLEQILRDVAVADGEWSIALLRYFNPIGAHESGLIGEDPAGIPNNLMPFIAQVAVGKRPELSIFGNDYDTVDGTGVRDYIHVVDLALGHIKALEKIADTRGVYTYNLGSGQGTSVLELVQAFEKVNGVPVPYKIVDRRPGDVATCFANADKALAELSWKTEKTIEDMCRDTWNWQAKNPNGYEK, encoded by the coding sequence ATGAGTATTTTAGTAACAGGTGGTGCAGGTTACATTGGTAGCCATACCGTGGTTGAATTGTTGAAATTAGGCAAAGAAGTTGTAATTGTCGATAATTTATCCAATTCAAGTTTATTGGTCTTAGATAGAATTAAGGAAATAACAGGCAAAACTCCAACATTTTATGAGTTAGATGTGGCAGATAAGGACGGTCTAAGGGCTATATTTAAAAAGGAACAGATTGATGCTGCGATTCATTTTGCTGGTTACAAGGCAGTTGGTGAGTCTGTAGAAAAGCCTGTCATGTATTATGAAAATAATATCATGACGACACTTGCCTTGGTTGAAGTAATGGCTGAATTTAGTGTGAAAAAGGTAGTTTTCAGCTCAAGTGCAACAGTCTATGGTCTGAACAATCCTTCCCCACTCGTTGAAACCATGCCAACCAGCGCGACCAATCCCTACGGCTATACTAAGGTTATGTTGGAGCAAATTTTGCGAGATGTAGCGGTAGCAGATGGTGAATGGAGTATTGCCTTACTCCGCTATTTCAACCCAATTGGGGCCCACGAGTCAGGTTTAATTGGTGAAGATCCTGCAGGGATTCCAAACAATCTCATGCCTTTTATTGCGCAGGTAGCCGTTGGAAAACGACCTGAATTAAGCATTTTCGGAAATGATTATGATACAGTAGACGGAACAGGAGTCCGTGATTACATTCACGTCGTGGATTTAGCACTCGGGCATATTAAGGCTTTGGAGAAGATTGCAGATACAAGAGGTGTCTACACGTATAACCTTGGTTCAGGTCAGGGTACAAGCGTTTTAGAGCTGGTACAGGCCTTTGAAAAAGTCAATGGCGTGCCAGTGCCCTACAAGATTGTGGATCGCCGTCCTGGGGATGTAGCAACCTGCTTTGCCAATGCAGATAAGGCTCTTGCAGAATTAAGCTGGAAAACCGAAAAAACAATTGAAGATATGTGCCGCGACACATGGAATTGGCAAGCAAAGAACCCGAATGGGTATGAGAAATAA
- the rpsU gene encoding 30S ribosomal protein S21 produces MSKTVVRKNESLDDALRRFKRAVTKAGTLQETRKREFYEKPSVKRKRKSEAARKRKKF; encoded by the coding sequence ATGTCAAAAACAGTTGTACGCAAGAACGAATCACTTGATGATGCTCTTCGTCGTTTCAAACGTGCGGTTACGAAAGCTGGTACTCTTCAAGAAACACGCAAACGCGAATTCTATGAAAAACCATCTGTAAAACGTAAACGCAAATCAGAAGCAGCTCGCAAGCGTAAAAAATTCTAA
- a CDS encoding TIGR01906 family membrane protein → MKTKFSLIASLFFLLSTAVVATIYLAWLLYPLEVKWLGLEQVVYMKSADIGYNFTILLRYLTLPWEQVLAMPNFPSSADGLHHFKQVKWLFHLAQAIVLISLPGFLSFYKQVMKKGYGKLYRPIFVVAALVPVVIGMVGFMIGFDQFFTLFHQILFVGDSTWLFNPNTDPVIYILPAEFFLHCFLLFFVLYEGFCLSMILACKSKRKAR, encoded by the coding sequence ATGAAAACTAAATTTTCGCTTATTGCTAGCCTCTTCTTTCTCTTGTCAACAGCGGTTGTTGCTACGATTTACCTAGCTTGGCTCCTCTATCCCTTGGAAGTGAAATGGCTGGGGTTAGAACAGGTTGTCTATATGAAAAGTGCGGATATTGGCTATAATTTTACAATCCTTCTGCGCTATTTGACCCTACCTTGGGAACAAGTTCTAGCCATGCCGAATTTTCCTTCGTCTGCGGACGGATTGCATCATTTTAAGCAAGTCAAATGGCTCTTCCACTTAGCTCAGGCTATTGTTCTGATTAGTTTGCCTGGTTTTCTGTCCTTTTACAAACAGGTGATGAAAAAAGGGTATGGAAAATTGTATCGTCCCATTTTTGTCGTGGCAGCTCTTGTGCCAGTCGTAATTGGAATGGTTGGTTTTATGATTGGATTTGATCAATTTTTTACACTTTTTCATCAGATACTGTTTGTTGGTGACAGCACTTGGCTCTTTAATCCCAATACGGACCCTGTTATTTACATTTTACCGGCTGAATTTTTCCTCCATTGCTTCCTATTGTTCTTTGTCTTGTATGAAGGATTTTGTCTTAGCATGATTCTTGCCTGTAAGTCAAAAAGAAAAGCAAGGTAA
- a CDS encoding TIGR01457 family HAD-type hydrolase, translating to MTYTGYLIDLDGTIYKGKDRIPAGERFVHALQERNLPYLFVTNNTTRRPEVVQAMLREQFHIDTPLETIYTASLATVDYMNQMGKEKTVYVIGEEGLKSAISEAGYVEETENPAYVVVGLDTDLTYEKLVCATLAIQKGAIFIGTNPDLNIPTERGLLPGAGSLIALLEAATRVKATFIGKPQAIIMDNALSILGTERSKTLMVGDNYLTDIRAGIDNGFPTLLVLTGFTKVEEVATLPIAPTHILNSLDEWRFDEN from the coding sequence ATGACCTATACAGGATATTTGATTGATTTAGACGGTACGATTTATAAGGGAAAAGATCGCATTCCAGCAGGAGAACGATTTGTTCATGCCTTGCAGGAGCGGAATCTTCCCTATCTTTTTGTGACCAATAATACCACTCGTCGACCAGAAGTGGTTCAAGCTATGTTACGTGAGCAATTTCATATTGATACACCACTTGAAACAATCTATACTGCCAGTCTTGCGACAGTGGATTATATGAATCAAATGGGTAAGGAAAAAACGGTCTATGTGATTGGAGAAGAGGGCTTAAAATCAGCTATCTCTGAAGCAGGTTATGTAGAAGAAACGGAAAATCCTGCCTATGTCGTGGTTGGATTGGACACGGATCTGACCTATGAAAAATTAGTCTGTGCCACTTTAGCGATTCAAAAGGGAGCTATCTTTATTGGAACCAATCCCGACTTAAATATTCCAACAGAACGAGGCTTGTTACCGGGTGCGGGTTCTTTAATTGCCTTGCTAGAAGCTGCGACAAGGGTCAAAGCAACCTTTATTGGTAAGCCCCAAGCAATTATTATGGACAATGCCTTGTCCATTTTGGGAACGGAGCGGAGTAAGACCCTCATGGTTGGGGATAATTATTTGACCGACATTCGAGCAGGGATTGATAATGGATTTCCTACTCTCTTGGTCTTGACAGGATTTACGAAAGTAGAAGAGGTTGCTACCTTACCTATAGCTCCGACGCATATCTTAAACAGTTTAGATGAATGGAGGTTTGATGAAAACTAA